Proteins found in one Amycolatopsis aidingensis genomic segment:
- the rsmG gene encoding 16S rRNA (guanine(527)-N(7))-methyltransferase RsmG, with protein MGIHDLASGTPAIAGEVFGANAAVAERYVDLLRRHGVERGLIGPRETDRLWERHVLNSAVIGERIPEGARVVDVGSGAGLPGVPLAIARPDLDMVLLEPMARRVDWLTEVAQTLELPLAIERGRAEERAVRERIGSAEVVTARAVAPLGRLAGWCLPLVRAGGTLLAMKGASVAEEVDRDRVEIQRAGGSTPQVVECGQGLLEPATIVALIERRASTRTASGRRRR; from the coding sequence GTGGGCATCCATGACCTGGCGTCCGGGACACCGGCCATTGCCGGGGAGGTCTTCGGCGCGAACGCGGCGGTGGCCGAGCGCTATGTGGACCTGCTCCGGCGGCATGGGGTGGAGCGCGGACTGATCGGCCCGCGCGAGACGGACCGTTTGTGGGAACGCCATGTGCTCAACTCCGCGGTGATCGGCGAACGCATCCCGGAAGGTGCGCGGGTGGTCGATGTCGGCTCCGGGGCCGGCCTCCCGGGTGTGCCACTCGCCATCGCTCGCCCGGACCTCGATATGGTGCTCCTCGAGCCGATGGCCCGGCGCGTCGACTGGTTGACCGAAGTGGCCCAGACGCTCGAACTTCCCCTTGCGATCGAGCGCGGCCGCGCGGAGGAACGCGCGGTGCGGGAGCGAATCGGTAGCGCCGAAGTGGTGACCGCGCGAGCGGTGGCGCCGCTGGGGCGCCTCGCCGGTTGGTGCCTCCCCCTCGTTCGGGCCGGCGGCACATTACTCGCGATGAAAGGCGCGAGTGTCGCGGAGGAGGTGGATCGGGACCGCGTGGAGATTCAGCGTGCGGGCGGCAGCACGCCGCAGGTTGTCGAGTGCGGCCAGGGGCTGCTGGAGCCGGCGACCATCGTGGCGCTCATCGAGCGACGTGCCTCGACACGCACCGCGTCCGGTCGCCGGAGGAGGTAG
- a CDS encoding Jag family protein, with amino-acid sequence MSETVDAIGTEESKAAVADVADAEEPETSERSAGVDEDVLVREGDIAGDYLERLLDLLDYDGDIDLDVEAGRAVVSIDGGEDLEKLVGARGQVLEALQELTRLAVQQELGSRSRLMLDVAGWRSGRRSELQELGRSTAESVLSSGERVRLQPMSPFERKVVHDAVAAVDGVHSESEGEEPKRRVVVFPQP; translated from the coding sequence ATGTCGGAGACGGTCGACGCGATCGGCACCGAGGAGAGTAAGGCGGCGGTCGCGGATGTCGCCGACGCCGAGGAGCCCGAGACGTCGGAGCGGTCCGCAGGCGTGGACGAGGACGTACTGGTGCGAGAGGGGGACATCGCGGGCGACTACCTGGAGCGCCTGCTGGACCTCTTGGACTACGACGGGGATATCGACCTCGACGTGGAGGCCGGCCGTGCGGTCGTCAGCATCGACGGCGGCGAGGACCTGGAGAAACTGGTCGGCGCGCGCGGGCAAGTGCTGGAGGCACTGCAGGAGCTGACCCGGCTGGCGGTGCAGCAGGAGCTCGGCTCGCGGAGCAGGCTGATGCTGGACGTCGCCGGATGGCGATCCGGGCGGCGGAGCGAGCTACAGGAGCTCGGGCGTTCGACCGCGGAGTCGGTGTTGTCGAGCGGCGAGCGGGTGCGGCTCCAGCCGATGAGCCCCTTCGAGCGGAAGGTGGTGCACGACGCGGTCGCGGCGGTCGACGGAGTGCACAGCGAGAGCGAGGGCGAGGAGCCCAAGCGGCGCGTGGTGGTTTTCCCGCAGCCCTGA